Proteins encoded by one window of Synergistaceae bacterium:
- a CDS encoding DUF188 domain-containing protein produces the protein MKIIIDADSCPKNSLLYTIQSGKREGIHVVTVASYNHNIESDRHITVGDSSQEADIKVMNLTEAGDLVITQDWGLAAMILSKTAYALNPIGIEYLQEKIDFMLEERAIKAKYRKSGGRTKGPKKRDSDDDLRFKNRLDEIIFRMLNTA, from the coding sequence ATGAAAATAATTATTGATGCCGACTCTTGTCCCAAAAACTCTCTTCTGTACACTATTCAAAGCGGAAAAAGGGAAGGCATCCACGTCGTTACCGTAGCAAGCTACAATCATAACATTGAGTCAGATCGGCACATCACGGTTGGAGACAGCTCGCAAGAAGCGGATATCAAAGTAATGAATTTAACTGAGGCTGGGGACTTAGTAATAACACAAGATTGGGGCTTAGCCGCTATGATACTCTCTAAAACTGCGTATGCTCTCAATCCAATTGGCATCGAATATTTACAAGAAAAAATTGATTTCATGCTGGAAGAAAGAGCTATAAAAGCAAAATATCGTAAGAGCGGTGGAAGAACAAAAGGACCTAAAAAAAGAGACAGTGACGATGATCTTCGCTTTAAGAATAGACTGGATGAGATTATTTTCCGGATGCTTAATACTGCTTAG
- the yfcE gene encoding phosphodiesterase, producing the protein MSSKLQEKGKLGILSDTHGSLPAWQAALSIFKDVDAILHAGDVIYHGPRNMLPADYTPADLADAIRDYKGTLLISRGNCDSDADLMMMDKPVPQYIYTWWNGKKIFMMHGDNFPLFRQIALDGSVDLAISGHTHIASIIREGNTIFLNPGSTTIPQGKDPASVAVVDMNAINIISLAGEVLHCEQW; encoded by the coding sequence ATGTCTTCAAAATTACAGGAAAAGGGAAAACTCGGAATACTTTCCGATACACATGGTAGCTTGCCCGCTTGGCAAGCTGCACTCTCTATTTTTAAAGACGTAGATGCTATATTGCATGCAGGAGACGTAATCTATCATGGACCGAGAAATATGCTACCGGCAGATTACACTCCGGCCGATTTGGCAGATGCTATTAGAGATTATAAGGGAACACTGCTTATTTCAAGAGGCAATTGCGACTCAGACGCAGATTTAATGATGATGGACAAGCCTGTTCCGCAGTATATCTATACTTGGTGGAACGGTAAAAAAATATTCATGATGCATGGAGACAATTTCCCCCTCTTCCGTCAAATTGCACTGGATGGTTCTGTTGATTTGGCCATATCCGGACATACACACATTGCATCAATAATAAGAGAGGGCAATACTATCTTTTTAAATCCTGGCTCTACAACTATACCACAGGGTAAGGACCCTGCTTCTGTGGCTGTTGTAGATATGAATGCCATAAATATTATTTCTTTAGCAGGAGAGGTTCTACACTGTGAACAGTGGTAA
- a CDS encoding GAF domain-containing protein, which produces MNSGNKQLQDLFRKKKFWPQFIWLAVMLLSVFVSSYLNSPPLFVASILIPFLGLNESGRWSYKTNLIICLIVAVIGTLGGVFSWLEMLSLLILLFTVGGFMLYYKEKSTRLLPIMNNLGAKVSKGKNLTEVIDLSLEQIGKIFPECEVVIAIEDIYGRLYLPESEGSPETKLKRNGSSMWKVFASGRAYFTGNVDVSRDLPLWRNTCSMMVVPLESRGDKFGVLGIESPNTNDFSAVNLLHLQSIAFVIAQLIYPHSPTSESEKGDD; this is translated from the coding sequence GTGAACAGTGGTAACAAGCAACTCCAAGACTTATTTAGAAAGAAAAAGTTTTGGCCTCAGTTTATCTGGCTTGCAGTGATGCTTCTTTCCGTTTTTGTAAGCTCCTATCTTAACTCCCCACCGCTTTTCGTGGCGTCTATACTTATCCCTTTTCTTGGTCTTAATGAGTCGGGCAGATGGTCTTATAAAACGAATTTGATTATTTGCCTAATAGTGGCCGTGATAGGAACGTTGGGCGGGGTTTTTTCTTGGCTTGAGATGCTATCGCTTTTAATTCTCCTTTTTACAGTTGGTGGATTTATGCTTTACTACAAAGAGAAATCAACCAGACTGCTGCCGATAATGAATAATTTGGGAGCAAAGGTCTCCAAAGGAAAGAACCTTACTGAAGTAATTGACCTCTCTCTCGAACAGATTGGAAAGATATTCCCTGAATGTGAAGTTGTGATTGCCATTGAAGACATCTACGGCCGGTTATATCTGCCGGAAAGTGAAGGTTCTCCTGAAACGAAGCTAAAGAGAAACGGTTCTTCAATGTGGAAAGTTTTTGCTTCAGGCAGAGCGTATTTCACAGGGAACGTAGATGTTTCAAGAGATTTGCCTCTTTGGCGCAACACTTGTTCCATGATGGTGGTTCCCCTTGAATCAAGGGGAGATAAATTTGGGGTGTTGGGGATAGAATCTCCCAATACGAATGACTTTTCAGCAGTCAACCTCTTGCATTTGCAATCCATAGCTTTCGTGATTGCACAGTTAATATACCCTCATTCGCCGACTTCCGAATCTGAAAAAGGAGACGACTAG
- a CDS encoding PHP domain-containing protein: MITIDMHIHSTHSDGSYSVEEIVKAAKKRGLSLISLTDHDTTSGVASFMKECKKQGVNALSGIELSADESFMLHILGYRIDIESDAFESSLKEIRVNRDERNAQICKKLQNLGMDIELKDVKIVSGGEVVARPHIVTVMMQRGYVSSRAEAFSKYLGRGGVAFVPRKRLSPEKCIELIHNAGGVAVLAHPFHTRLDDEELKKLLKRLKDAGLWGVESIYTGNTPEETYKCLAWANEFDLYSTAGSDFHGATRPSATLGHVVTEDFLPWARLGVSI, encoded by the coding sequence ATGATTACAATTGATATGCATATACACAGCACCCATTCAGACGGAAGTTACTCAGTCGAAGAGATAGTTAAGGCCGCTAAAAAGAGAGGCCTTTCGTTGATAAGTCTGACAGACCACGATACCACATCAGGAGTTGCTTCGTTTATGAAAGAGTGCAAAAAACAGGGTGTGAACGCTTTAAGCGGAATAGAACTTTCTGCCGATGAAAGCTTTATGCTTCATATATTAGGGTATCGAATAGATATTGAGTCTGATGCATTCGAAAGCTCGTTAAAAGAAATAAGAGTAAATAGAGATGAGAGAAATGCCCAAATTTGTAAAAAATTACAAAACCTGGGAATGGATATAGAATTAAAAGATGTGAAAATAGTTTCAGGCGGAGAGGTCGTTGCCCGTCCCCACATAGTTACTGTTATGATGCAACGTGGCTATGTATCATCGCGAGCCGAGGCTTTTTCAAAATATCTGGGACGAGGCGGAGTAGCATTTGTGCCTCGCAAACGGCTCTCTCCCGAAAAATGTATTGAGCTCATTCATAACGCTGGCGGTGTAGCCGTGCTAGCTCACCCTTTTCACACAAGGTTGGATGATGAAGAGCTGAAAAAGCTTTTAAAAAGATTAAAAGATGCCGGCCTATGGGGAGTTGAGTCAATATATACGGGGAACACTCCGGAAGAAACCTACAAATGTCTTGCATGGGCAAACGAATTTGACCTATATTCCACGGCCGGATCAGACTTTCATGGGGCGACAAGACCGAGCGCGACTTTGGGACATGTGGTAACAGAAGATTTTTTACCATGGGCAAGGCTCGGAGTATCAATTTAA